One stretch of Cheilinus undulatus linkage group 5, ASM1832078v1, whole genome shotgun sequence DNA includes these proteins:
- the tcima gene encoding transcriptional and immune response regulator a → MSSYVSCDYRRVCPSVHGNKFDTAHRKKAVANIFENVNQDALMRLFQKTGDVKAEERVRSIFSYTQDPEETARALMALKQRKKDKFLQIVGMVRMLLKIR, encoded by the coding sequence atgtcGTCCTACGTCTCCTGCGATTATCGTCGCGTCTGCCCCTCTGTCCACGGGAACAAATTCGACACGGCGCACCGCAAAAAGGCCGTGGCCAACATCTTCGAGAACGTAAACCAGGATGCCCTGATGAGACTGTTTCAGAAAACGGGCGACGTGAAGGCAGAGGAAAGAGTGAGGAGCATTTTCTCCTACACGCAGGATCCGGAGGAGACGGCCCGGGCTCTGATGGCTCTGAAGCAGCGGAAAAAGGACAAGTTCCTCCAGATCGTGGGAATGGTGCGGATGCTGCTTAAAATACGCTGA